The sequence CTACACCATGCAGCAGACTTGTTACTTGCTGTTTGTGTGGGCCTTCTGGAAAGGAATCCAAGGGACGGAAAATCAACCTCAACAAAGCGCGGCGTCATCGGTTCCCATCGCTGCGGCGGCTTTGGGCGCCTATCTCGCCGGCCTGATGGTTTCGCTGCATTCCCTTCTGTTTTTGTGCGTGTCGGGGTTGTTCAGCGCGGTGATGGCGGCGGGCGAACGCCGCTTGCGATCCCGCTGGACGGTGTTGGCTGTCGCGACGGGACTGCTCGCCGCCGGTACGCTTGTCTTCTACCGTCTGACATTGCCCGCCCACGACGCCAGCGTCGTGTTCAGCGCGGCATCGTCCAACGCGCATGTGTACGATCCCGCGCAGGGCCGTCCAATGTATTATGTCGGATGGCTTTGGGACAACCTCGGAAGCGGATTCTTTCTACTGGCCGCCGCCGGAACCCTCCTGATGATCGCCCGCGAAGGCCGGCGCGGCGTGTACATGGCGCTGGCGTTCTGGGGGCCCTTGCTCGTCTTGAGTCTGGCGCTTGCCTACCGCCGCCACCGGTTCCTGTTTTTCGCCTTTCCCTTCTACACGGCGGCATTCAGTTACGCGATCGCCGTTGCCGCGCCATGGATTTTCCGCGCGCGATGCGGATCGCCGGGCCGCAAAATCGCCGCGGCCGCGGCATTCCTGTTTATCGCGCGCGTGGCGTGGTCGGGCATGCTGCTCGCCGGCGACAGTCTTGAGGCGGCGCGCGGCGCCGACACGACGCTTGCCACGCGGCATCCCCAATTTCGCACACCGTGCCTGTACGTCCGCGAACGGCTGACGCCGGACACGGTGGTCGTTGCCGACACCTACGTTTCGGCGCTCTACTACATCGGGCGGGTGGACGAGTGGTTTCCCAGCGCCCGTCTGCCGTCCGAGCGATGGGAAATCGGAACGGAAGGACTCAAGACGCTGGACGATCTCAAGGCATTCGTCGCGCGGCATCCGAAAGGCTATTTCATCGCCGAATGGTATCGTTTCGGTTTCTTTCCCGAACAGGAAGCGGACCGCGCGTGGGTCAACGAGCACATGGTCCGCATCGAGGAAGCCTCGACCGGCGACGTGACCCTGTATGCCTGGGGTATTCCCCAACCCTAAAAAATAGCCGCGGAACGCTCCGAAAACGACAAAACAGGCAGCCTGTTTCGCATGATCAGGGGGAATGTCGATCGCCCGGACGATGAAACGCGACCGACCACGGTTCCGTTTCCGTGTTCACGACGGCATAGCACGGGAGTTCGCCCGCCAGGAATCCCGGATTCACAAACAATACGCCGTCGCACATGCGCGAAAACGGATGGGGCGTGTGACCCATGACGACGATATCCGCCCGGGCCGTTTCGCGAAAGCGCCGAAAGCGGCTGACATCGTCGCTTTCAAGGAGCCCCTCATCCTGTCCATGGGGACTGCCGTGGCAAATGAAAATGGCGACACCATCCACGACAAGCCGCCGTTCGCGCGGCAGTCCCGCAAGGTATTCAACGTGCTCGCTGTGGAGCGCGTCATAGGTCCGTTGCAGGGCGGCCAAGACATCCGGCGCGCATTCGGTTCGAAGCGTGCGCTGCTTGCGCACGAATCGCGCCACACGTCGATCCATATCGCCTTGGACACCGGGAATCGCGCGGGCGCGCAGCAACGAGACGGTCTCATTCGGGGTGGATCCGAACCCGACGCAATCCCCGGTGTGAACGATCGTCTGAATGCCCGCCGCGTCAATGTCGTCCAGCGCCGATTCCAGGGCGCGGGCATTTCCATCAATGTTGCCGATGGCGGCGAAAATCATAAGGAAACGTTCTCCCAAAACCTTGTCAGCCGGTTGGCATGCACAAACATGGATATCACGGCGGAATAGTAAAGGCTACAGGCCGGCAAAACAACATGCCGGGCCAAGTTGCCGAATCGTGGCTTTGCATGTATACTTTGCCTGAAGCAGTCCGGCAGGAAGGTCGCAGTCGAGTGTGTGGTTTATTGGTTCGCGCCATCCACGCCAATTACGTGGACGCACGAGCAAAGGGATCAACAAACCGTGTAGCGGAGGAAGGATTCAGCCATGCCGACGTTTACATACACAGCGCGCACGCGCGACGGAAAGCGTCAGAAGGGGACAATGACGGCTGAAAGTCGCCAGGCATTGACGCAGATGCTGGCCGCCAAGGGACTCATCGTGGAGAACGCCGCAGAAGCGGGCAAGACCGTCAAGCCCTCAGTCGCCAGCGCCAATGCGCGGCGCAAGGTCAAGTCAACCGACCTGCTCGTGTTTACGCGGCAGTTGGCGACCATCGTCAGTTCCGGCCTGCCCCTCCTGCAAGGTCTCGATATCCTGGCCGAGCAGTCCGAGGATCCGAATTTCTCCGCCGTTATCCTTGCCTGCGCGCAAGATGTCGAAAACGGCGAATCGTTCTCCAACGCGATCGGAAAATTCCCACGCGCATTTCCCGACCTGTACGTCAGCATGGTCCGGGCGGGCGAAGCAGGCGGCGATCTGGACGGCGTGTTGCTGCAGTTGGCGGATTACATGGAAGCGAGCGAGGAACTGCGCCGCCGGATCAAGTCGGCCATGACCTATCCCGTGGTGGCGTTCAGCATGATCCTGTTGATTGCGATCGGATTGATCGTGTGGGTCGTTCCGCAATTCGCCACCATTTTCGCAAGTTTCGGAACGCCGGACAAACCCGTTCCGCTGCCGGCGCCGACGTTGATTTTGATTAAGATCAGCGACACGCTGGGAAGCTGGGTCGGACTTGCGGTTCTGGGGGCGGTGATTGCCGTCGTGTTTGCCGTCCGCGCCTATGGACGCACTCCATCCGGCCGCTACAATCTCGACGTGCTGAAATTGCGCCTGCCCATTTTCGGAATCCTGCTGCGCAAGGTGGCCATCAGCCGGTTTACACGCACGTTGAGCACACTCACCCGCAGCGGCGTGGCAATTCTTCACGCGCTCGAAATCGCCGAGCGCACCGCCGGCAACGAGGTCTTCGCGCGCGTCGTCAAAAACGCCGGCGACAGCGTCCGCAACGGCGAAACGCTGGCCGAACCGCTCGCGCGCAGCGAACAGTTTCCGCCAATGGTCACACGCATGATCGGCGTCGGCGAAAAGACCGGCGCGCTCGAGGGCATGCTGCTCAAGATTGCCGAATTCTACGATTCCGAGGTCAAGGCGATGGTAGACAGCATGACCAGCCTCATCGAACCGATTCTCATCATGTTCATGGGCATCGTCGTCGGCGGTATCGTCGTGGCGCTGTTCATGCCGATTCTGATGCTGTCCAGCCTGGTGGGAAAATAAGCCGAAGACCGGGGCGGTTCCTTCTTCAGCGCCCAAAATCCGGCTTCGATAAAAATAACAAGAAAATCTGGGGCAATTTGTGCAACCAATTGAAGTTCCATGATTGGACGAGTGCGAAAATAGCGGGGGGTTAAGTGCGATTACGATGTCGTGAACGTGATTACGATGACGAGTTGTCATGAGACCTCGGATCTCCCCCATGAGGGAGGAAAATGAGTAGCCCTGAATGATCGCGCAAGCGATTGAAGATATCGTAACTTCTTGTTTCGATTACGATTACAAGCACGCGCACGAGCACGGACAGAATGGCGGTCGGATGTATTTGCTGACATTGCTGTCCAAAAGAATGGTAAAAAAACCACAAAACCGCAAGGAACCACGTTTTACCTCTTTATTCCGTTCATCGGTTCGATAGCTGCGACTATCTGCGTCATCTGCGGAAAATCACATGATCCACAGATGACGCAGATATACGCAGATGGAAAACAGGGCACGGATATTCGGGCCAGGCGATTCCGAACTCAAATCCGCATGTCAGAGCGGCCCAAAATACGATTGATCGGGAACACTTCTTCTTCATCGCGAAGAAAAGGTGTCCCAAGAACGCTTTCCCGGAAAAAACGTTGTCTATTTACTCAAAATGGCTTTCTGCAAGCCGCCATTTGGACAGAGATGATTTGCTGAATAGCACGAGTATGAAGATAAACGGGGTTGTGGACAATGCCCACGTCAGTGTTGTCATCTCACGCCTTGGACACTGAGACGCGCGGCAGCAGCGACTCCACTTCATCCTTCGTGAAGTGGCCGATATCCCAGCTCATGGCGTTCGCCGTTCCCGCCGCCACGGCCAGCCGCGCCATGTCTTCGATCGGCATCCCTTCGAGCAGGCCGATGGCGAATCCCGCCACAAGCGCATCGCCGCTGCCGACGGGATTGACTTCCTGAATGGTGGGCGGCGTCACGCGCAAACGCATTCCGCCGCAAGAGACCAGCGCGCCATCCCGGCCCAGCGACAACACGACCATCTCAACACCCCCCGTGTGAAAGTATTCGATTGCCCGCCAACGCGCCGCATCGTCGTCCAGCGCGAATCCGGCCCATTCCTGCGCCTCGGCGGCGTTTGGCTTGACCATATACGGCATGGCCTCAAGGCCCAACGCCAACTCCGGCCCGTGCGAATCGAGGATTGTAATCGCGCCCGCCGCCTTCGCGATGGGAATCAATTCGCGGTACAATGCGCGAATCGCTGGATCGGGCACGGTGCCGTTGAAGGTAACCACCCGCGACTTGGCCACCGCCTTCGCAAACAATTCCCGTATGGAGGCCGCTTCCGCTTCCGTAACGCGCGGACCCGGCTCGAAAAAGGCCGTTTGCCGGTGGATCTTTTCCTCCAGCACAGTCGTGATGGTTCGCGTTTGCGATGCAACCCACGCCGGCATGCACTCGACGCCGTCCTGCTCACGAATCATTTCGACGACGTGCGCGCCGGGATGGCCCCCCACGATAACCATCGCCGCCGTCGAACGGCCCAGCGCCTTGACCGCCCGCGACACGTTCGTTCCTTTTCCTCCGGGGATGCAGGTGTACCGCTGCGACCGCATGAAGGTTCCTACATTCAATTCGGGGATAAATACCGTCTTGTCAACGCATGGATTGGGGGTTAGCGTGAGGATCATGGCCGTTTCTCGATGATGACACGCCGGCGCGCAAGATTGGCGCGCGCTTCCTGCACCCGCTTGTAGTCCGCGTAGGCGGACGCGGGCGCACACAACGTCCTGATGTCGTGGGTGTCTTCAAAGGCGATCGTGTTTCCCTTTGCGCTGAATTTGGCGCGGTATGCGACGATTCCGGTTTTCAGGCGGATGTTGCCGGGGCCGCCATACACCGCAAACCCTTTCGGCAACTCGATGGAACCGGCCACGCGCGCGCGGGCCGCGTGAAACCAGAACAAGCCATATTCGCGCGTGGAACGTCCTGCGTCCGCCGCGCTGTAATCCACGGCCGGCAAATTGAACAGCATGAGATCGCCGCCGGCCGTTGTGGCAAAACCCGGAATCCGGCACGAAAGTGAAATCGAGGGAGGTACGGCAAGGTCCGCCAGATCGCTGGTCTTGTAACTCTTGAGAAGGGCCGCGGGATGCAGACGCGCGGCCGCAGCCTCGAGTTGGTGGCGCAACTGCTGCTCGTCGAAATCCTTGAACGCGCGCAGCCCCGCCTGTCCGTTGCCCGTGGCGGTGTAAACGATTTCAAGGTCCAGTTCGCCGTCTTCACGCAGGCGCGCCTCGAAACGCGTCTCGTCTCTTTCGGAATCGGGTTTTGCCGCGGGAATGGTCATGCGTTTGGCGCCCTTGTCGAGGAATACCAAGGCCGGCGAATCCTGCATGTCGCCGGGAACCGTCCCGAAGGACAGCCGGTCGCTGATCGTGGTCGAAAAAAGGCCGTTTTTCACCAGATACACGGCCGAGCGATGAAAGGCCCGAATCGAAGGCACATTCTCGTCAAGCGGTCCCTGCATGCGGTTGCGCACGAGCGCGAACGCGCAGTCGAACCCAGCCGCTTTCAGCATGGCCCAATACAAAATGTTCTTGTCCAGTTCGTTGGCGAGGCCGCGCGCGGCGGTTTCGTCCGGCACATGGGGCTGGAAGCGAAATTCATGCTGTCCGACGGGCGCGGTGCGAATCGTTTTTGCGATGTGCGCGTAAATGGCCGCGGCCCCGCCGCCTTTCGCCAATTCGACGGCTTTGCCGCGCAGCGGATCGGACAGCGGCGGCAAGGCGTCGAGCATGGCGCGATAGGCTTGCGCCGCATCGTTCCATGTGGCGGGAGCGCCCAATGTCAGCAAGGGGATGAACGTGTTGCGGGGCGGCATGAGCGGTTCTTGCACGATCCCGGTTTCGGGCTGTTTGAGGCGCCAGACGCGGCGGATTCGTCCATTTTCGGAGGTTTCGGAATAGTCAATCTTGCCGGCGCTTGCCGCGCTCAGGCCATGCGGAATGTCCGTTCCGGCAGGCGCAATCACCACGACTTCCTTGCGTAACAGGGGCGAATCGTAGCGGAACGGTTCCTCGGAGTAGAAAGGTTCAAGCGGGGAGTCGCGTCTGCGCTCGACCGTGTACTGAACGTCGAGAATGCTTCCCGGCGCCGGTTCCTTGCAGGCAAAACGAAGTCGCGACAGCCGGCGGTAGTCGGGAAACCGCACATGCACCGATTCGTCCTTGATCGCCGTATCGTTCAAATGCAACACGCGCCCGTCCGGCGCGACGGTCAGCGCGAAATCAATTTCCGGTTTGTCGGCATCGTCGAAATACCGGATCGTCGTGCTGGCGGCGTTTTCACCGCGTTGGCGGAGAATCTTGGTAATCGTGCGCGTCGTTTCCCGCACGAGACCGGGCGTCGTCAGGTCGAGGAGGCGGCGGTGCAGAAGCGTGACCGATCCGTCGGCCGGATAATCCTTTTCGGACGGCTGCGACGCGATACACTCCCGAAGATCGGGATCGGTAATCATGTCGGCGCGGGATATTTCGTCGTATTGGCGCGCCTTTTGAAGTTGAATGCGCGCGACGTCTTCCTTTTTATGGGTTTTGACGCCGTCCGGTTCCTCGAAGGTTACGGTTTCCGGTTCCATGGCTTTGAGCACCCCTTCGGCCTGTTCGCCCGCCCGCAGGTACAGGGTGTCCGCCGGAACCGGACACGGCATGCCGCAAAGGAACAGAACGATCAGCCGAATCACGCCAAACGATTTTTTTGAAAAAAATTTTTTCATACGATCAATCCTTTGCGGACAGGAAAATTTCCTGTTTTCCAAAAGCGGCGATTTTTCGCAATGCATCGCGATAGGCGGGGTAATCGGCGGGCGGCACGATGCGATCAAGACGCCGGAACGACTCGTTCAGCAGTACCCGGCCTTCCTGTTCCTCGTATTTCGCGTGGTATTCGAGATAGGGACTCGACAGATCGAGCGGGGGCGGCATCCATCTCACATGAAAACCGGCGGGCATCGCAAGAGCGATTTCGAGCACGCGCTCCTCCGTCGTCATGTACTGGATTGGATACCGCCGTTTTTCGAGCGCGGCTTCGGGAAAATCCCGTTCGAGCGTCGGCATGCGCAGATACAGGAGATCCTTTACGCGAATCGCGTGTCCGGGCAGCGCGTAGTCAATCGTCATCGCCAACGGCACACCGAGATCATCAACCGGCGTCAGCGTGAAATCGCGCAGGATTGCGCCCGGACTGATCGCGTTGACGTATTCCATCATCATCGGTCTGCGCTGGTCCTCGCGCGCGTTTTTCCAAAAAGAGCGAATGCCTGCCTCGACCGTGCCGTTGTAGTCGTTGCGCGTCTTGACCTCCGCGTCGCCGTTGGCCGACAACGCAATGTCCAGCCGCGACACGCGCCGGTTGTCTTCCGGCGGCGGCACGGGAATCGTCCGGATGTCGCCGCGAATCGCGTTGACGGCCGCGATGCCGTGGTCGTCCGCGCGAAAATAGGGGTAACGGTACGTTTGCGCCGTCGTGTCGAGGTAGAAGCAGCGCCCGGCGAGGCACACTTCGCTGATGCAGTGATTGCCGCTGAGCGTGGGGATTTCCGTGACCGCCGCGCCCGCGTCGTTGGTCATGACGATAATGGGGTAGGCCTCGATGCCGATGATCTTGAGCATCGTGCAGAACAGAATGGATTTGTCCGTGCAGTCGCCGTACCGGTTCTCGAAGGTCTCCTGCGCGGTATGCCCTGAAAAGCCGGCGCCAAGGCTTCCCTTGATGGAGATGTAGCGCGTGTTTTCCTGGACCCAATGGTAAATGCGCGCGAGTTTTTCTTCATCCGTTTGCACATCCCGCACAATTTCCCGGACTTTTTCCTCGATGGCCGGTGTGGATTTCATGCGCGCCTGTTGCAGGCTGCGCAAAAGGGCGAAGACTTCCTGGTGATCCTTGAACACCGAGCATTCGACCATGGGCACGACGTCCGGCTCCGGCGGCATCATCGGCTCTTCGACGACGGGCGGCATGTTTTCGAGTTGCCATGTGTAAATCCGGGTGTCGCCCGTTTCCTCAATGGCCGGATCGGCCTGTTTCGGTTCGGGAAAGTTGCGCGTTGCATAATTCAGCGGCACGTCCTTCGGCATTTCGACCGTAAGCCGCGACAGGATCATGGGTTCAGTGCTCTGAAAGAAAAATCCCGGGCTGAACAGTCGCGGATCTTCGGGATTGTACTCCTCGTACTCGTAGCAATACTCGACGATGCATCCGATTTCGACGCCGGGAATGACGCCCGTGAGGACCTTCCGGTTCGGATTGAAAAACATCATTTCCTCGGACGGGCTGCTGGTTTTGATCATGGCCGGCGTCAGGACGGTCGTGGTTCCGTCCGGCATTATTGCGCGCCCGTACAGAATGCGCGCGCGGCTGCGGCCTTCCTCGAAGCCCGCCCCGACCTGCGCCCATTCCTTTTTCTCTTCTTTCAGGACCAGCCCGGCGAAATGGTACCGGTACACGTGCGTGCCGTCTTTTCGGTAAACGAACCGGCCATCGTCCACCAGCATGACGCCGGCGATGCCGGGAAACGCCTGGATCATCCGCTTCGCCCCGGGAAGCGCCGCGCGCGCCTCCTCCGACAATCCCTCGCCGCCGGCCGCCGCATCCGTTTCGCCCGATTCTTTTTCCCGGAGAAATTCGATGGACTTGACCGCGTCACGCGGCACGGGATCATGTCCCGGAATCGTAAACTGCCTTCCATCGAACGTAATGCCGGACACACCGGAGACGACATCGCCCTGATTCAGGTTCAGCCGTTCGGCCGTACCACCGAACGCCGTCCCTGAAACAAATAGTGCCGCCCACAAAATCCGCAATACATGCTGCATGATCGTTGTCTCCGCGAATAGGGAACCATCTCACAGGAAGAATTGTATCGGAACACACCCGCCGGATGACAAAATTCAGGGGGTGTTCAAGTTTCTTTGTCCGCAACTTCTGTGCATGGTACACAGAAGTTGCGGACAAAGAAATCATGTCCTTGATTGAGGCATTGCGGCTGAGCCGCGTTGGGGAATCCCCACCCGGGCGGCGGCCTTGTATACGTGGCCCACGCCGCTGTCCTGAAGCCGGCATTGTGTCCTGAGCACGTCCTCCTCGCACGCCAAGAAGGCATCCACGACGGCCGGATCGAACGCCGTGCCGCGGCCCTCGATGATAATGCCTTTCGATTTTTCGTGTGTAAACGCCTCTTTGTAGGGGCGCTTGGACGACAGGGCGTCGTACACGTCGCTCACGGCCACAATCCGCGCCGCCAGCGGGATATCGGCCCCTTTCCGCCCATGCGGATATCCGGCGCCGTCCCAACGTTCATGATGAAAATAGGCGATGTCGCGGCCCATCGCCAGAAACGATTCGCGGCCCGCCTCGATGTCCGCCGCGCGCAAGGTATCCCCGCCGATCAGGGTGTGCGTTTTCATGAAATCGAATTCGTCCGGCGTCAAGGCGCCCGGCTTGAGCAGAATACCGTCGGGAATGCCGACTTTTCCGATGTCGTGCAGCGGACTCGAATGGTATATCTCTTCGATGAACGCCGGCGTCAGCGTTTCGCCATACAGGCCGCGCCGGGCCAGTTCCGTCGCGATGGCGCGCGCATAGGACCGGATCCGTTCGAGATGCGCGCCGGTTTCGGTGTCGCGGGATTCCGCCAGTTTGGCCAGGCTGAAGACAGTAACCTGCCGGGTCCGAAGCAGTTGCGCCGTGCGCTCGCGCACGCGCTGTTCCAGTTCCTCGTTCTGCGTTTCCAGTCGCTTCTGGTATTGGATGATTTGATCCTGAAGTGCCTTGGTGCGCAGCGAATTCCGGATGCGCGCATCGAGCAGGAGCGCGTCGAACGGCTTTACGATAAAATCGTCCGCGCCGGCTTCGAGCGCCTGGATGTTGGCCTCGCGCTCATGCAGCCCCGTGACGATGATGACGGGGATATGGCGCGTGCCGGCCGCCTGCTTCAGGTATTGGCAGACCTCGAATCCGTTCATGCCCGGCATCATCAGGTCGAGCAGGATGATGTCGGGCGGTTCCGCCGCAACCTTGTCCAAGGCT comes from Candidatus Hydrogenedentota bacterium and encodes:
- a CDS encoding DUF3857 domain-containing protein is translated as MKKFFSKKSFGVIRLIVLFLCGMPCPVPADTLYLRAGEQAEGVLKAMEPETVTFEEPDGVKTHKKEDVARIQLQKARQYDEISRADMITDPDLRECIASQPSEKDYPADGSVTLLHRRLLDLTTPGLVRETTRTITKILRQRGENAASTTIRYFDDADKPEIDFALTVAPDGRVLHLNDTAIKDESVHVRFPDYRRLSRLRFACKEPAPGSILDVQYTVERRRDSPLEPFYSEEPFRYDSPLLRKEVVVIAPAGTDIPHGLSAASAGKIDYSETSENGRIRRVWRLKQPETGIVQEPLMPPRNTFIPLLTLGAPATWNDAAQAYRAMLDALPPLSDPLRGKAVELAKGGGAAAIYAHIAKTIRTAPVGQHEFRFQPHVPDETAARGLANELDKNILYWAMLKAAGFDCAFALVRNRMQGPLDENVPSIRAFHRSAVYLVKNGLFSTTISDRLSFGTVPGDMQDSPALVFLDKGAKRMTIPAAKPDSERDETRFEARLREDGELDLEIVYTATGNGQAGLRAFKDFDEQQLRHQLEAAAARLHPAALLKSYKTSDLADLAVPPSISLSCRIPGFATTAGGDLMLFNLPAVDYSAADAGRSTREYGLFWFHAARARVAGSIELPKGFAVYGGPGNIRLKTGIVAYRAKFSAKGNTIAFEDTHDIRTLCAPASAYADYKRVQEARANLARRRVIIEKRP
- a CDS encoding type II secretion system F family protein — protein: MTAESRQALTQMLAAKGLIVENAAEAGKTVKPSVASANARRKVKSTDLLVFTRQLATIVSSGLPLLQGLDILAEQSEDPNFSAVILACAQDVENGESFSNAIGKFPRAFPDLYVSMVRAGEAGGDLDGVLLQLADYMEASEELRRRIKSAMTYPVVAFSMILLIAIGLIVWVVPQFATIFASFGTPDKPVPLPAPTLILIKISDTLGSWVGLAVLGAVIAVVFAVRAYGRTPSGRYNLDVLKLRLPIFGILLRKVAISRFTRTLSTLTRSGVAILHALEIAERTAGNEVFARVVKNAGDSVRNGETLAEPLARSEQFPPMVTRMIGVGEKTGALEGMLLKIAEFYDSEVKAMVDSMTSLIEPILIMFMGIVVGGIVVALFMPILMLSSLVGK
- a CDS encoding glycosyltransferase family 39 protein, which gives rise to MERVPIARWEWALAITAVCAALVLGGANLGATSLWHDEAVQVLVAKRIAETGEAVLPSGKPHPVAPAFNAVMAAFIRLFGDGEAAVRAPSVLFNAGNVLLTFLVTRLLLGSGPALLAAFAMAFSPWTVAWAREARFYTMQQTCYLLFVWAFWKGIQGTENQPQQSAASSVPIAAAALGAYLAGLMVSLHSLLFLCVSGLFSAVMAAGERRLRSRWTVLAVATGLLAAGTLVFYRLTLPAHDASVVFSAASSNAHVYDPAQGRPMYYVGWLWDNLGSGFFLLAAAGTLLMIAREGRRGVYMALAFWGPLLVLSLALAYRRHRFLFFAFPFYTAAFSYAIAVAAPWIFRARCGSPGRKIAAAAAFLFIARVAWSGMLLAGDSLEAARGADTTLATRHPQFRTPCLYVRERLTPDTVVVADTYVSALYYIGRVDEWFPSARLPSERWEIGTEGLKTLDDLKAFVARHPKGYFIAEWYRFGFFPEQEADRAWVNEHMVRIEEASTGDVTLYAWGIPQP
- a CDS encoding 1-phosphofructokinase family hexose kinase, whose amino-acid sequence is MILTLTPNPCVDKTVFIPELNVGTFMRSQRYTCIPGGKGTNVSRAVKALGRSTAAMVIVGGHPGAHVVEMIREQDGVECMPAWVASQTRTITTVLEEKIHRQTAFFEPGPRVTEAEAASIRELFAKAVAKSRVVTFNGTVPDPAIRALYRELIPIAKAAGAITILDSHGPELALGLEAMPYMVKPNAAEAQEWAGFALDDDAARWRAIEYFHTGGVEMVVLSLGRDGALVSCGGMRLRVTPPTIQEVNPVGSGDALVAGFAIGLLEGMPIEDMARLAVAAGTANAMSWDIGHFTKDEVESLLPRVSVSKA
- a CDS encoding metallophosphoesterase family protein, which encodes MIFAAIGNIDGNARALESALDDIDAAGIQTIVHTGDCVGFGSTPNETVSLLRARAIPGVQGDMDRRVARFVRKQRTLRTECAPDVLAALQRTYDALHSEHVEYLAGLPRERRLVVDGVAIFICHGSPHGQDEGLLESDDVSRFRRFRETARADIVVMGHTPHPFSRMCDGVLFVNPGFLAGELPCYAVVNTETEPWSVAFHRPGDRHSP
- a CDS encoding DUF3857 domain-containing protein, coding for MQHVLRILWAALFVSGTAFGGTAERLNLNQGDVVSGVSGITFDGRQFTIPGHDPVPRDAVKSIEFLREKESGETDAAAGGEGLSEEARAALPGAKRMIQAFPGIAGVMLVDDGRFVYRKDGTHVYRYHFAGLVLKEEKKEWAQVGAGFEEGRSRARILYGRAIMPDGTTTVLTPAMIKTSSPSEEMMFFNPNRKVLTGVIPGVEIGCIVEYCYEYEEYNPEDPRLFSPGFFFQSTEPMILSRLTVEMPKDVPLNYATRNFPEPKQADPAIEETGDTRIYTWQLENMPPVVEEPMMPPEPDVVPMVECSVFKDHQEVFALLRSLQQARMKSTPAIEEKVREIVRDVQTDEEKLARIYHWVQENTRYISIKGSLGAGFSGHTAQETFENRYGDCTDKSILFCTMLKIIGIEAYPIIVMTNDAGAAVTEIPTLSGNHCISEVCLAGRCFYLDTTAQTYRYPYFRADDHGIAAVNAIRGDIRTIPVPPPEDNRRVSRLDIALSANGDAEVKTRNDYNGTVEAGIRSFWKNAREDQRRPMMMEYVNAISPGAILRDFTLTPVDDLGVPLAMTIDYALPGHAIRVKDLLYLRMPTLERDFPEAALEKRRYPIQYMTTEERVLEIALAMPAGFHVRWMPPPLDLSSPYLEYHAKYEEQEGRVLLNESFRRLDRIVPPADYPAYRDALRKIAAFGKQEIFLSAKD
- a CDS encoding response regulator codes for the protein MTANHVLVVDDFVENTRILEAFLGAKGYRVSCASDGQEALDKVAAEPPDIILLDLMMPGMNGFEVCQYLKQAAGTRHIPVIIVTGLHEREANIQALEAGADDFIVKPFDALLLDARIRNSLRTKALQDQIIQYQKRLETQNEELEQRVRERTAQLLRTRQVTVFSLAKLAESRDTETGAHLERIRSYARAIATELARRGLYGETLTPAFIEEIYHSSPLHDIGKVGIPDGILLKPGALTPDEFDFMKTHTLIGGDTLRAADIEAGRESFLAMGRDIAYFHHERWDGAGYPHGRKGADIPLAARIVAVSDVYDALSSKRPYKEAFTHEKSKGIIIEGRGTAFDPAVVDAFLACEEDVLRTQCRLQDSGVGHVYKAAARVGIPQRGSAAMPQSRT